CGCTTTCATCCTCAATCCCACCCGCATCGAACAGGTCCAGGAAGTGGCCCGCAAAGGCCTGGTCATGCCGCGTAAATCGACCTATTTTTATCCCAAGGTCAAGTCGGGGCTGGTCATGCGTACTCTCGGAGAGTAGAGCAATTCAAGGTTCCCTCACCTCCGAGAACATGGCCCGGGCCGCCCGGGTATACGTCCCGTCCTCATGGTACAGGTAAAGGGGTGGAGCGACCTCCAGTTCCGGACCGCCCCCCCTGATCCCGGTCACCGCAACCAGCCGCGCCGGAGAAGCGGGTGTGGAATGGATCATCGTCAGGCGCTTGGGCTCCAACCCGCCGGCCCGCATGGCCGCCAGAAGGTCTACGGTACGCACGGCGGGGTATATCACGCAAAACCGCCCGGCCAGATCCAGCATGCTTCGGGCGGTGGCAAGCACGGTCTTGAGATCGACCTTGATCTCGTGCCGGGCGATGGCCTTCTGGCTGTGGGCATTGATCCGGCCGGAATTCAATTTGCGATAGGGGGGATTGCTCACCACCAGATCGACCGGCCCGCCGATATCCGCCAGTGCAAGGCGGCCCATATCCTTTTCCAGAATCCGGACCCGCTCGGACAAACCGTTGGCGGCTACATTTTCCCGCGCCACCATCGCCAGGGAGGGCTGGATTTCCAC
This window of the uncultured Desulfosarcina sp. genome carries:
- a CDS encoding tRNA1(Val) (adenine(37)-N6)-methyltransferase, coding for MEPLTHDHFFNGNIILNQPRSGYRFSIDAVILAHLADPPSEGTVLDLGTGCGVVPIMLAYRNPGLRAIGVEIQPSLAMVARENVAANGLSERVRILEKDMGRLALADIGGPVDLVVSNPPYRKLNSGRINAHSQKAIARHEIKVDLKTVLATARSMLDLAGRFCVIYPAVRTVDLLAAMRAGGLEPKRLTMIHSTPASPARLVAVTGIRGGGPELEVAPPLYLYHEDGTYTRAARAMFSEVREP